Proteins found in one Geomonas subterranea genomic segment:
- a CDS encoding GlxA family transcriptional regulator: MKRFSTCTPVEHATLRLITMVAYEGAEVIDVTGPLDVFALANHIQCESGAAEPLYRIEIAAKTGDGIIVTSSGIRLLSDRAWGDCSGIDTLLVPGGPAAEQAPEELVDWVRQMAPVVRRVGSICTGAFILARAGLLDGRRATTHWSRAEQLRRRHPQIEVDEDAIHAKDGSVYTSAGITAGIDLALALVEEDHGKSLALDVARLMVLYFKRPGGQSQFSTPLLAQFREGGSLAPTLQWMQENYRRDLDNETLAAHAAMSLRNFARIFKREVGTTPARFIEQIRLEAAVKLLEETSQSVEAVARECGFQSGEHLRLTFARRFGITPGQYRARFRSETG; this comes from the coding sequence ATGAAACGTTTCAGCACGTGTACGCCTGTAGAACACGCAACTCTGCGCCTGATTACCATGGTCGCCTACGAGGGGGCCGAGGTAATCGACGTCACCGGCCCGTTGGACGTCTTCGCCCTTGCCAACCATATCCAGTGCGAAAGTGGCGCGGCGGAACCGCTCTACCGCATCGAGATAGCCGCCAAGACCGGGGACGGCATCATCGTCACCTCCTCCGGCATCCGGCTTCTCTCCGACCGGGCCTGGGGCGATTGCAGCGGCATCGATACCCTCCTGGTGCCGGGAGGCCCGGCGGCGGAGCAGGCGCCGGAGGAACTGGTCGACTGGGTTAGGCAGATGGCGCCAGTGGTGCGGCGGGTCGGCTCCATCTGCACGGGGGCCTTCATCCTGGCTCGGGCGGGACTTTTGGACGGCAGGCGTGCCACGACCCACTGGAGCAGGGCGGAACAGCTGCGGCGCCGCCACCCGCAGATCGAGGTCGATGAGGACGCCATCCATGCCAAGGACGGCTCCGTCTACACCTCAGCAGGGATAACCGCGGGCATAGACCTGGCGCTGGCTCTCGTCGAGGAGGATCACGGCAAGAGCCTGGCCCTCGACGTGGCCCGACTGATGGTGCTCTATTTCAAGCGGCCGGGAGGGCAGTCCCAGTTCAGCACCCCGCTCCTGGCCCAGTTCCGCGAAGGCGGTTCCTTGGCTCCCACGCTGCAGTGGATGCAGGAGAACTATCGGCGCGACCTGGACAACGAGACCCTGGCCGCCCACGCGGCCATGAGCCTGCGCAACTTCGCCCGCATCTTCAAACGCGAGGTCGGCACCACGCCGGCCCGCTTCATCGAACAGATAAGGCTTGAAGCGGCAGTCAAGCTCCTTGAGGAAACCAGCCAGTCAGTGGAAGCCGTCGCCCGGGAGTGCGGCTTCCAGTCCGGCGAACACCTAAGGCTGACCTTTGCCCGCCGCTTCGGGATCACCCCCGGTCAGTACCGGGCGAGATTCCGGTCGGAGACCGGATAA